The sequence below is a genomic window from Phoenix dactylifera cultivar Barhee BC4 chromosome 8, palm_55x_up_171113_PBpolish2nd_filt_p, whole genome shotgun sequence.
AGCCAAGAGAGAGTTGGAGAGATTTCCTCTAATTCGCATAACCCTTCAAAGCTCCCACTTCTATAGAGAAAACATGGCAAGTAGCTACTACCATCAAAATGGTCCTTATCATACATCTTCTTACTCACAAGCCCCTCCGTTGCCGCTCCACCTATGCTTCTTCCTCCTCACGCTCTTCCTGTTCATTGGCCTCTCATGGTACATGAGCTACGAATCGGCGTTCGAGAGCTTGATCGACCAAATCAAGCTCTTCCTCATAGTGTCGCCGCTGGTGCTGCTTCTGGTCGTCCACTGGCTGAGCAGCTGCGATCGGCGGCGGGTGCCTTTCTTTATCCCTTTGCCTGAGAGGGAGTCCTTCCATAGGGCCGGTGGATCGCCGTGGGGCGTCGCGCTTGTTCTGGTGCTTCTCATGTTTATGATCTCTTACCAGTCCTACTTCCATGAACGTTGGTTCCCGCTGCTAAGTCGATGATGGTGATCCGAGTGGTGGACATGAATGGTAGTTTGAGGAAGAAGAGGTTTTTCTCCTTTCTATTATCTGTAGTCTTtgataagagaggaagaagagttgGATCAAGGTGTAATTTTATGTATTTACCTAGGTGGACTGAATGAGCAAGAGCTTGATGTTTTATTTCAATAACAACGCTTGCTTTCTTTGCTTTCTCTCCTATTAGCATGCTGCTTAAATCTGAAAATGAGTGAGAATTTATTCTCTTAATTCTGCTTAGCTATTTTGTGAGTTTGTATCAATCTGTAGGTATAAGTGTGGAAGACTCACATTTAACTAGATTTTGCTTGATGTGAAGAAGGAGTCCTGTGGGAAGCTATTACCTCCTTAACTGAGAGATGAGGGAAGCTTTTtcgttttcaatttttttttatacgtTGTGTACGAGATCTACTTGTCTACTGTTGGAAGGATATTCTACCAACTTTTAATCAGTGTGGAGGACTCGCACCTTCTTGAATCTACCCTTGGGCCTGACAGGTGTGAATCCATGATTCTTCTTTTGATTTGAAGGGGGCCTAAAGATGTTCATGGTTCTGAAAGTTCATCTTTGATTCAAGTGGAATGTACCAGGTCCTTCGAGTTTGtcgatatatatattataatgtggaaaaagatgatgatgatatcaagggaaaaagaagggaagggcttctttttctctttcggcTCGATGGTGACTCAAAGTATAGCTGGGCTTCCTTGGTGCTTACCCACCTGTCTGCTTATGCATCACTGAAAGTAGGGTCATTGGATAAGAATGAAGaaagtttttctttctctttttctttttttttagtgtCATGTCTTAAAAATTAGGGCTTCTAAACcttcttcattaagagcttcATCCGGTTCCTAATTAACATGAGAATCTTAGGAGGTCACTATAAACAAAATGATTAATTCTATCATAGCTCATATTAGGAGGTTGGAACCTGGAAGAATGGTAATAACATGAACTCATACGGCTGGCGTTACTTTGCTAATCATGTATGTTTGATTAGCGACTAACTTAAGTTAGTCTTTGATGTTCATGAAATTCATATGGAATGAACTTTAAATGAATTCCAGCTGCTAGCTCGTAGGAACATCCAAATTCAAAGTAGAGCCAACCTATGATCGATGTGTGAAGGGTAGAGGAACTAACAATTGAAAGATGAACAATTAAAATTAGTTCTAATTTGAGTTTGAatttttaaactttaatttgtaattaaaattattaatcttaataattataacatatccttatataTCGATGATCATGAGTGATCTACCCTAGCTGACCAAGCAAGCAGTTGTACTAGTTTACTAGGGAAGGGTAATGAAGTTATTTCTCTTCATCTATCTCTTTGTTATCATTTTAGCTAATACTGTATCCCCAAACCCAATAAGAATGCGAAGTCCTTGGCCAAGAGGCATGAGTTAGTGATAAGAAAGAGAGTCGAGGAGTATATATGTAACTAGCTGAATTAATAGCTAGGCCGCTATctatatatcaaaattaaatctccAACACATAATAACTATCTGTTATGATTTTTCAAACTTTACATAGCAAGCTAGATGGAACAAAGAGAAGGCTTATTAACTAGGCCAACCTTATCTAAATATCATAGAAAGATTTGGAAATTAAGTGCTATTTTAAATCTCAACTTGAACAATCTTGATAAAAGAGTCCAAGGAATATGTTTATcactaatatattttttaacctCACTTCCTAGGGCCTGCGAAAGgagaattgtaactcaaaagAAGGCTTGGATAATGGCAACGAGAACATGAAGAATGATATATACAACCTAATAATAGCATCTCTAAGTACTTGCTGGGATTATTTTACAATCACGAGAGTATTCCTCCCAAACTATGAAAATCAATCAAAATAATAGTATAAAGTATTCCTTCTCTCTGAATTCTTTCGTTACAAGCCAAAGTGCACATTCATATATATGCATGGGGCACTAATTCACATTAGAAGGAAAATTAGTTTTACAAAATAGTAACTCCAAACATAACCATGTACCAAACATATCTCAATGCAGTTTAAATCTAAATAAATAGTTGTattgatgaaaattttattttgctaAATCATGCTAATTATATGAGTATTGATGGCCTTTGATTATATTCAATAAAAGGTCAAGTTTTAAATTCCATCTAAATTTGATTTAAGCTCCCACATTAAATGGCATATTAAGGTATTCTAACCCATCACCCGGCCTAGCCTAAAATGGTTTAACCAAGCGAAGGTCTGATCTAATTTACATGATAGAAGTAATATGGAAGCAAATAGAAGGCCAATATCTTCATGGAAGATTATAGACATCTACATGAGAAAGTGGTTATCCAAGAGCTAGAAAGCCATCATATTTATAGAGATCTAATAATTTGAAACCAATTTCTAGCAGTGATAAGTCTACAAATCCAAAATCCTCTATTTCTCTTTTAACAAGAGACTTCAATTGCATTTTGCAACCAATCAGGAGTCCAATTGATTAGAACACTTTATTGAGCTtcaaattcatttacaaaatttagaATACAGGGGTGTTCCGAGCAAAaaagaatatttaattattataagAATATCCTGAGAGAGtgatattttgatatttatatTGCGCACTAATATAGTTTTTAAAATAAGAACATTTTGAGAACAAAGAAAGTTGCTTAATAGGAGCTTTAAAAgcatggtaaaaaaaaaatcaaatattatAAGGGTATTATGGAATAGGACATTTTAAAAACGGTGAAATTTTTAACATCCTATTTTCACACTTAAATACatcttaaaattttatattattttaggtGGGCATCGCCCTCTCGTCTCCTAATATTAAAAGACTAACTTTAATAATTATAGGACCATTTATTCTAGAAAACAATTATGTAGCCATAAAAAAACTCAAACTTGAAATTGTGATTTTGTACAACTGATTGCAGAAAAATGAATAAGGGGGGAAATATTtgtggaaaaaaggaaaaagaaaaattcaaaaaaaaagaaaaaaaaaatgcaagagtAGGCAGGTTGCGTTGGATTTGGTCACGTTATCTGCATTGCCGGCTTTAAGCTATGCACCCATGGCGGCATCAGTCTTCCGGTCGAGCGACTCGAGTCTCGTCAAACCGGGCCAAGTCGCCTTGTAACGTGGCGAGCTTCGGCGAAGGGTGCATCTTAACTTAACCAGAGGACAACGAACAGCGGTGGGTATTTATCCTTCGGTGCCCCTCCATTTCAATCGACCCGCAGACCCTAGCGATCGATCGCCAACCGAGGAGGGAAGGGAAAGCAAATCGAGAGGAGAAGAAACCCTAGGTTCTTTCGTCGAATCTTTGGCAGGTTTTCTTCTTATCGTTCTTCCGTCTCTAATCTGTTACTAATTTTATTCTCGTCCGGTTGTTATTTCGTTCTATTTTGTTTCTGGATGCTTGATTTGTGGATCCGTTATCGTTTcttgttggttttttttttggaaattttcaaTGTTGGGTTGTTTAAGCTGAATTTGTGATCGAATCTATTTATTTGTTACTTTGGGATTGGATCGTGTTCGAAAATTTTACCTGTTTTTAAGGCTCGCAATTGGGAACCATTTTTTGTGGAACTGAGTTTTGACATAAGAAAGTTAGCGTCTGACCGGTGTTTGGGGAAGAGTAGATGCTCTTTCAGAATTTCGAGTTCTCCAAATGAAGACGGAAACGCAGATTGAGGTATAGACCAAATTAGGGTTTCTTGTCCCAAAAGGAATTTTTTGGCTTCTATTTACAAGTTAGGAAGAaaagatctttctttctttcgttcTCTTTTTCCCCCAAAAAATAAAGCTAAAAGAAAGGGGATGAAATTAAGGTGCGGAAGCTGGGATGCTTGATTTgtcatgcctttttttttttttttccctgtaGTCAGAGCaaacttatttttatttaataacataaaaaacataaataccagtgcttcatctcttgtagaaacATCAAAGGGTGAAATCATGTGGTGTTTCATCTGCGTGGAATGAAGTTTTAGCATGTTCACAAAATTTGTGATGCTTTGACTAAGTTATCTGTTGGATCTTATACTAACAATATAAGGAGAGTGCTGGTATAGTGTGGATTCACTCTACATCCGCtagaatggattttttttttttctatactgTGAAGGCTTTATGGGCTTCTCGGAGATTGTGTATTCCCTGATAGGGAAGGCAAGCAACGAAATAGGCTTAAACTTCATCAACTGTTGtccaaaacagaaggaaaacatGATATGATGAAGCATgacatttttgaagaaaatcaGATTATTGGGCTTCAGAAATCTTAGGATCTTATAACCATTCAGTATTGATAACGTGGTTTCAGTTCTTATCTGCTATGAGAAAAGACAGGAATTCTTGGATCTTCAATTTTCTATGCATCAAACATGTTGGCATAACTACTCTGCTGTGCTTTAATTGTGCAAAGGAAAATGAATGTTGGGTTTCCAGTGATTTATTTAATTGTATAATGTTCTATATCTCAAGGCCAATAATCTAGAGGAGTTGCTTCTTCAAGTGATCTTGTAACCAATTGGTTTATGTGCAGTATTAAGGGACTGCAGACCCTGAATGCTATGCGTAGAGGGAATTATCCATTTATGTGATGATCTATCTAATTCATTAGTTAGATCTTTCGAATGACATTTTTTAACAAACCTAGTTAGAACTGTGCATTTTGATTCATAACCAAATATATTaactttttattatttaaaaatataatcttgttCTAAGTAAAGGGGATTACTGAGAAACTCTTAAACCATGACTATGATCTGGCATATGTGGATTGGAGAACAATACATGTACTTGTTGTTTTCTTTATTCAATGCTGTTATGGTAAGTTGGTATACATGATTTATTTCAGCGTCTGATTTAGATAACCACTAGTACCttcaagcatatatatatatatatatatatatatatatatatatatatatcatgatttttgttttttcactgAATTATATTTCTTACTTTTATGACAACTTTTTATACGGGATATCTGACTTATagattaatataatattgttgGATGTTTAGGTGCTGGTTTTTATGGATCCTGCCGTGCCAGCACCATCCCCTGATAAATGTGATGTGAAGGCTTCATTTCGTAGACCCTTAAATGACGCAGCTAATAGGAAGTATCGCCGCCATTCACCTCTTGGTGATTCAGATTCAGATTCATCTGGGGGTTAGTTATCCAACTTCATTTTTTGGATTGTAGCATATTTTGATCCATCTTTTATTTATCATTTGGGTAAAATGCCTTCTTCATTAACGTTGAAGCAGCTATCCATTAGCTATGTGGTATCATGTCTGTAAGACATTGTCAAAGTTAAATTAGAATATTTGCTTGTTAGTTGATGTTTATTGATGTGAGATGGTGATCAGTTAGAGCATAAGCTGCTACAGCGCTGCTAGTGGTCTAATTATAACCCCCTcagagggaaaagaaaaggtatGCATTAGACCTAGGTCCTAGTTTGTAGGACACAAACAGAGTTATTTCTGTCAAGCAGTTCTTTCTAATATTCGGTTCTCTACAACCATGCATAATCCACATATTTTATGTAATGTAAGTTCTAAATGATTATGTGTTTAAATGTCTTGACAAGATGTCTGCAGAgcataataataaagaaaaatataaaaggcaCTTCATCTTTTATAAtaaattttccattttttttttcttttcaaaactgcAGTTTGCAAGAAATGCAAATAAATATCGACACAAAGTAATTTTATTTGTTCATACACTTCTACATGCCTCACCATACAGTGGAAATTTTTAGTCTTCAAATTTTAAGATGGTATTTAATTCaaccattttttttctattttggttTTCATATTCTCTAAGTATTCTCTAATAGCACCATATTTGACACTCTTGCATTCCCAACAAAATCTCCATCATAATTAATTAGGGTAAATTTTAAGCTGTCAAGACCTTCTGGCGTACAACCACCAGACTTTCCAAGGGAATGTTTCGTGGGTTTTAGAAATGCTTGAACCTTTTGATTGCCCTTAGTACGGGATGAAATATTTTCAGCTTTCTAAGTTTTTAAGGAATTAAACTAGAACTGGTAATGAGGAAAATATAGAAGTAGTTGCTTCATGGATATGTAAGCACAAATTCTGAACTTGCAAAAgccatttgattattttgaaaaGAAATGTGGATATTATTGACGTGTACCAGTCTATATTGTAGGTAGAGGACTAGgggttttattaaatttctggATTTAAGATCAAGAAAAAGTAGTGATGATGCAGTATATGATAGTCTGATTAGTCCTTTTGTTAAAGAACTGTCTAGTTGCTTCCAATGTCTTCATTTTTTGGAAAGCATCGCTTGCCCTCTTCCTCTTATTTTATTCCCTTCTTGCTTTTGCATCATGTAGATGTTGATTGGACTTTCCCTTGACCAAATTTCTTCTCTGGGCTGGAGTTGGCAATAAAATTTCTATTTTATTGAAATTGTTCGCCCTAGAAAGGTAGATGAATTTGACGATATGGTTCAAAGCTGATAGATTTTGTCCATGCAGCCTTGTCACTTTGTCTGAAGTTCCTTTAGCTTGATTACTTCTTGTTATATTCTTATTATTGAAAATGCAGCAGTTTTTCTAGTACATGGTCTCAGAATAACTTTAGATTGAAGGATAAATTTTGGCTTGTCATCTCAAGGAAATAACTTGGGAATATGGAAAGAAGTTGATAAAAACCAATTTCAAAGATTTATCACTGAAATAGTTACCGAGTACTGTATTGTGGATTTTTTATTTCCTTGGTCTGAATTTGTATGAGGAAGTCCATTGGTGGGTgttttttatttactttttttggTAGAGGTTACAGCAAATAAGTAAAAAACCATCGGAATAAGAGAAGAACCAAACAAATTACAAGAGCAATGCTATCACTAAGGACATGTGATGGATCAAGGAAGTGTTAGAAGAGTTGTCACAAGGTGTGTTTCCAATGGATCAAGGGAATAGTGGAAGATCTTTCACATCAGAAGTGTTTTGCTTGTGAGAGTGACTTGAGATCTAAGGGTCAACCATAATCCCCTATCTGATTAAGCAGTATGTTTGGTTCTTGTTATATATGGGTGAAATATTTCCTACTAGCATGGCAAAAGTATTCAAGGATTGTTAGAGAAGAAGATGCTAATATTATCGAATGTTAATTTGGACATATGGAGGTAAACTTTAAAGGATAAGgtttaaaatcagtttgactagTCAGTGTATACTGATGCAGCTTTAGTGGAAATACACTCCTGCCAAAAGTTTTTCTATGAATGCAAGTTAAGAGTCAGACCTTTTATCTTGCATATAGCATTTGCAATAGATAGTTGGATGAAGACATTCAAAAGTTCTGGAGAGAAGTGGATGATGTGGTGGGTTGCTCTTCTAAGGTGTTATGTGATCAGCACATCTTCTATGACTTGTGGTTAATAAAGGCTAGGAAGGTAGCAAAAAAGGCTTTTTAGCTTTGTCGGCTGAAAATGGAAAAAAGGTAGTAGTCAAGTAATATGAATAGAGTCAGTTAATAACATTGTTGTTCCACTTGTTGTGGATCAAGTGGTGAAGAACCAACATTGTGAACATTTGAGGTGGCCGAGGAaagtattaggacattggtttgtTTTTTAGGTTTACAAGAAAGGGCTTCAATAAGCTTCTATTGCCATGGGATGCAACTCATAAAAAGAGCAAATAACTGAGAGAGTTTTATAGAATTAACATCACAGCTCAGTTTTGCTTGTTGGTTATGGTTATAGTCTCTTGGGAGTAAGCTTTTAATGTTCATTCCAGAGGCatttgtcctcaatatttttgcaTGCAACCTTTCCTTGGCTGGTTGAATTGAATCTTGATGGCAATTCTCGTGGAGGTTGAAGTCCTTATTGGTTGGAGGGGTTATGGAGTGGTAAGCATGCTACAATTCTATCTTTTCTGGTCATATTTGTTGAGCGCCTTATAATTCTATGGAATCTAGCTGTCATGTGCTAGCTTGATTCTTGAAGGACAACATGATAACAAAATGATTCCAAAGGTGGATAAAGTATTGTTTTCGGAGGCAAGCAACATTGTTATCTCTCTTTAGTCCCTAATTCGCAGTGACATTTCTTTACATCTCTTTTAGCTCACATGGCTTAGCAACTGTAATACTCTTGCTTTgtcaaaaaaaagatttaaaaagGTTGTCCTTCTAtcttttttggtcaaaaaaaacgTGCTGCATAGCTATTTCTTTTTCCGTGTGACCATGAATCTTTATGTAAGGACAGTCCTGTAATAAGAtggtttctctctcttcatactCTATTcctttttttgtaattaatagAGTTGTAGAAGGCAATTTTCGATGTTCCCAGTAGGTTCCAAGCTTACACCAAATGAAGTTTTTTATTTGACATGTGAGCTACAGCTTAGAGGATGGCCCTATATAACCACAATAGCATATGTTGTAATTATGAATTGAATGCTTTGCATTATTCTGATTCAGTGGTTGCTGTGACTGAAACTATTGGAACAGTCTTGGCTGCTGTCAGTAGCCTTTACAGTGCTGTCTCACTTGGCCCGTCAGGTTTCTATCTTAATCAATCACATGATTCAGAAGTGGTGAGATTACTGGTTAAATGCTTACCCACATGCATCATCTTGATTCAGAAAATGCATCAGATATGGTCCttgaatcttcttttttttttttgcattctcATTGCTTATCAGCTTATAGTTTGAATGGTTGACAGGGTTATCTGATGCATCAGATATGGTCCCAAACCTAGTTTATTTCAGGTTTGTTATATTACATTTTCTTATTAAGATTTTAACATTTTTTGTTGTCCTGTTGACAGGAAGTCCTAAACGTGGGCGGAGCCGTAGTCCGGTCCGTTCCAAGGAAGACCTTTCTAAGATAGCTGATGATCAGCGGAGGAAAGATGATGGAAGAGAGTTAGAAAGGGGATCCAACCGTTACCGGTCCATCAGAGAACATGGTTCTCATAGACATTCTGACAGAAACTCATTTGGAAATTCCCGTGACTTCCATAGGCATGAGGATTATGGCAGGCATAGGAAGCATGCTGATGAGGATGAGAGGAATTATCATAGG
It includes:
- the LOC120111747 gene encoding uncharacterized protein LOC120111747, whose protein sequence is MASSYYHQNGPYHTSSYSQAPPLPLHLCFFLLTLFLFIGLSWYMSYESAFESLIDQIKLFLIVSPLVLLLVVHWLSSCDRRRVPFFIPLPERESFHRAGGSPWGVALVLVLLMFMISYQSYFHERWFPLLSR